A single Pseudomonas putida DNA region contains:
- the lptM gene encoding LPS translocon maturation chaperone LptM — translation MKRLISSLAALVAVACLVSACGQKGPLYLPEDGKDGKGPKKSHQHQHAPAVQPQEEQPIQPEQTPAQ, via the coding sequence ATGAAGCGCCTGATTTCCTCGCTCGCGGCGCTGGTCGCGGTTGCCTGCCTCGTTTCGGCCTGCGGTCAGAAGGGGCCCCTGTACCTGCCAGAAGACGGCAAGGACGGCAAAGGCCCGAAAAAGTCGCACCAGCACCAGCACGCTCCTGCGGTCCAACCGCAAGAAGAGCAGCCAATCCAGCCCGAGCAGACGCCTGCGCAGTAA
- a CDS encoding DUF1289 domain-containing protein, with translation MTSQARPPKPLYSNVSPAVPSPCISVCRLDEQRVCTGCHRHVEHIREWRSADDERRRQICREAEALRARA, from the coding sequence ATGACCAGCCAGGCGCGGCCGCCCAAGCCGCTGTACAGCAACGTCAGCCCGGCAGTACCGTCACCCTGCATCAGCGTCTGCCGGCTGGATGAGCAGCGGGTGTGCACCGGCTGCCACCGGCATGTCGAGCACATCCGCGAATGGCGCTCGGCCGACGACGAACGGCGCCGGCAGATCTGCCGCGAAGCCGAGGCCCTGCGCGCACGGGCTTGA
- the rnk gene encoding nucleoside diphosphate kinase regulator, producing the protein MSTKPSLILTRLDVQRLERLIDSLDETTPGVLALQEELDRAGQVVGHDEVPAGVVTMNSRVHCREEASGKDYHLTLVYPKDAGGEGKVSILAPIGCALLGLSVGEQIDWPAPGGKTLKLKLLEVEYQPEAAGDFDL; encoded by the coding sequence ATGAGCACCAAGCCTTCCCTCATCCTCACCCGACTGGACGTGCAGCGTCTCGAGCGCCTGATCGACAGCCTCGACGAAACTACCCCGGGTGTGCTCGCCTTGCAGGAGGAGCTGGACCGTGCCGGGCAGGTGGTCGGCCATGATGAAGTGCCCGCCGGTGTGGTGACCATGAACTCGCGCGTACATTGCCGCGAGGAAGCCAGTGGCAAGGATTACCACCTGACCCTGGTGTATCCGAAAGATGCGGGTGGTGAGGGCAAGGTCTCGATCCTCGCGCCGATCGGCTGTGCGCTGCTGGGCTTGTCGGTGGGAGAGCAGATCGACTGGCCGGCCCCAGGTGGCAAGACCCTGAAGCTGAAGCTGCTGGAAGTCGAATACCAGCCAGAGGCGGCTGGCGATTTCGACCTGTGA
- a CDS encoding HAD family hydrolase yields the protein MSIKLITFDLDDTLWDTAPVIASAEVVLRDWLEANAPILGGVPVEHLFAIRERLVQAEPGLKHRISALRRRVLFHALEEVGYSDKQAQELANEGFEVFLHARHKIEVFPEVQPVLEILRHHYILGVVTNGNADIRRLGLADYFRFALCAEDLGIGKPDPAPFMEALKRGEVEAGAAVHVGDHPGDDIAGAQRAGLRAVWFNPQGKAWAGDRAPDAEIQRLSQLPDILTSWR from the coding sequence ATGAGCATCAAGCTGATCACCTTCGACCTCGACGACACCCTGTGGGACACCGCGCCCGTGATTGCCAGCGCCGAGGTCGTGCTGCGCGACTGGCTCGAAGCCAACGCCCCCATCCTCGGCGGCGTGCCGGTTGAACACCTGTTCGCCATTCGCGAACGCCTGGTGCAGGCCGAACCGGGCCTCAAGCACCGCATCAGTGCCCTGCGCCGGCGTGTGCTGTTCCACGCCCTCGAAGAGGTCGGCTACAGCGACAAGCAGGCACAGGAGCTGGCCAACGAAGGCTTCGAGGTGTTCCTGCACGCCCGCCACAAGATCGAAGTGTTCCCCGAGGTGCAACCGGTGCTGGAGATCCTGCGCCATCACTACATCCTGGGCGTGGTCACCAACGGCAATGCCGATATACGCCGCCTGGGGCTGGCCGACTACTTCCGCTTTGCCCTGTGCGCGGAGGACCTGGGCATCGGCAAGCCCGACCCGGCGCCATTCATGGAGGCCCTCAAGCGCGGTGAAGTTGAAGCCGGTGCAGCGGTGCATGTCGGTGATCACCCGGGCGACGACATCGCCGGGGCCCAACGCGCCGGGTTGCGGGCGGTGTGGTTCAACCCACAGGGCAAGGCCTGGGCTGGCGACCGGGCGCCGGATGCAGAGATTCAACGCCTCTCTCAGCTGCCCGACATTCTGACCAGCTGGCGCTGA
- the xerC gene encoding tyrosine recombinase XerC, whose translation MERQLEAYCAHLRNERQVSEHTLLAYRRDLDKVIEYCNNQGIAGWGALQIQQLRQLIARQHHQGQSSRSLARLLSAVRGLYRYLNREGLCQHDPASGLSAPKGERRLPKVLDTDRALQLLEGGVDDDFIARRDQAILELFYSSGLRLSELNNLDLEQLDLAAGLVQVLGKGSKTRVLPVGRKAREALQAWFKLRGIGGPRDSAVFITRQGNRMSPRAIQMRVKAAGERELGQHLHPHMLRHSFASHVLESSQDLRAVQEMLGHADISTTQIYTHLDFQHLAAVYDSAHPRAKRSKGTDS comes from the coding sequence ATGGAACGCCAGCTGGAGGCTTATTGCGCACACCTGCGCAACGAGCGCCAGGTGTCGGAACACACCCTGCTGGCCTACCGCCGCGACCTCGACAAGGTCATCGAATACTGCAACAACCAGGGCATCGCCGGATGGGGCGCGCTGCAGATCCAGCAGCTGCGCCAGCTGATCGCTCGCCAGCACCACCAAGGGCAGTCCTCGCGCAGCCTGGCGCGGCTGCTGTCAGCGGTGCGCGGCCTGTACCGCTACCTCAACCGCGAAGGCCTGTGCCAGCACGACCCGGCCAGCGGCCTGAGTGCGCCCAAGGGCGAGCGCCGGTTACCCAAGGTGCTGGACACCGACCGCGCCCTGCAACTGCTGGAGGGTGGCGTTGACGACGACTTCATCGCCCGCCGCGACCAGGCCATCCTCGAACTGTTCTATTCCTCCGGCCTGCGCCTGTCCGAGCTGAACAACCTCGACCTCGAACAGCTCGACCTGGCCGCTGGCCTGGTGCAGGTGCTCGGCAAGGGCAGCAAGACCCGCGTGCTACCGGTCGGCCGCAAGGCACGCGAGGCCTTGCAGGCCTGGTTCAAGCTGCGCGGCATCGGCGGCCCACGTGACAGCGCGGTGTTCATCACCCGCCAGGGCAACCGCATGAGCCCGCGGGCCATCCAGATGCGGGTCAAGGCAGCCGGCGAGCGCGAATTGGGCCAGCACCTGCACCCGCACATGCTTCGCCATTCCTTCGCCAGCCATGTGCTGGAATCGTCCCAGGACCTGCGCGCGGTGCAGGAAATGCTCGGCCATGCCGACATCAGCACCACGCAGATCTACACCCACCTGGACTTCCAGCACCTGGCCGCGGTGTACGACAGCGCCCACCCTCGGGCCAAACGCAGCAAAGGCACAGACTCATGA
- the cyaY gene encoding iron donor protein CyaY: MSLSEARFHDLVDATQQALEDLFDESGLDLDMENSGGVLTVKFEGGAQLIFSRQEPLRQLWLADRSGGFHFDYDEETSKWVCEKSEELLGEMLERIVWERAGEKLDFDEI, encoded by the coding sequence ATGAGTTTGAGCGAAGCGCGTTTCCATGATCTGGTCGACGCTACCCAACAGGCCCTGGAAGACCTGTTCGACGAGAGCGGCCTGGACCTGGACATGGAGAATTCCGGCGGCGTGCTGACCGTCAAGTTCGAAGGCGGCGCCCAGCTGATCTTCAGCCGCCAGGAGCCGCTGCGCCAGCTGTGGCTGGCCGACCGTTCCGGTGGCTTCCACTTCGACTACGACGAAGAGACCAGCAAGTGGGTGTGCGAGAAGAGCGAAGAGCTGCTTGGCGAAATGCTCGAACGCATCGTCTGGGAGCGGGCCGGCGAGAAGCTGGACTTCGACGAGATCTGA
- a CDS encoding class I adenylate cyclase encodes MNHPHEIRPDLDEGIDRKVLATLRARFMHINQCRLERAMEGLSSRQQLVLTLLPLLFHVNHPLLPGYVSGATPAGVAGFEPDAEQVADAQRLARSFAYKARHGNPPRPIHGLFLMGSLGSLAQAEQSDMDLWVCHAPGLAEAERDELRRKCQLLEAWAASQGAEAHFFLIDPQNFAQGQRDSQLSSDDCGTTQHFLLLDEFYRTAIWLAGRTPLWWLVPVYEEHNYQAYTETLLSKRFIRNQDALDLGNLAHIPPGEYVGAGLWQLFKGIDSPYKSLLKLLLTEVYASEHPTVRCLSLDYKQAVFANHLNLDELDPYVMVYRRIERYLQQRGETARLELVRRSLYLKVNKKLSGLDRTRSSGWQRQLLQRLTDEWGWDERQLAMLDSRSQWKVRQVAVERRELVAELNHSYRFLGQFAQSQDASSRAEQRDLNVLGRRLYAAFERRAGKIEVINPGIAPDIAEDTLTLVQSPNRKEPGSHHWGLYNGNLGVHEWEHFSPIKRCRELLELLAWAHRNGVIDSSTRLALHPGDSDLSEFELFNLLGSLQQSIPLPLDSVSEERLLQPSVADEILLLVNVGVDPLRHHRDLNILMTTERTDSLSYAGVRENLVLTLDQITRNSWNEVLVQRYDGEHALLRCLRDFLNSLGQRSQRPQVKVRCFCHNRAQAISQRVEEIFDTVQLLLDQGLNHRYLLQVAQYTHVLELLPGQVSLTTMTEHDAVLDHLGEVRSRYSPLHLDGNALQDYDLPLLLEQGRRNCIQVFYRLLDGWADLYVLDEYNALWQQRLPLFDESHLLLPLQRFLRSVVVRHDARLPLDHLQQASLGIHYAQLLPSGPGKARSIEPRPAPSAGIDQPYYEVQAILQAGTGEDVHVTLYCDQQEFSELDHGDQLYEVVARQILGQRRSAGHYRCYITDLDLSELLEDEQGSTSLYLRYKRELEQALNDGLAKLQATLEP; translated from the coding sequence ATGAACCACCCCCACGAAATCCGCCCTGACCTGGACGAAGGCATCGACCGCAAGGTGCTGGCGACATTGCGTGCGCGCTTCATGCACATCAACCAATGCCGGCTCGAGCGCGCAATGGAGGGCCTGTCGAGCCGCCAGCAACTGGTCCTGACCCTTTTGCCGCTGCTGTTCCACGTCAACCACCCGCTGCTACCGGGTTACGTTTCCGGTGCCACACCAGCGGGGGTGGCGGGGTTCGAGCCAGATGCCGAGCAGGTCGCCGATGCCCAGCGCCTGGCTCGCTCGTTCGCCTACAAGGCACGACATGGCAACCCGCCACGCCCGATCCACGGCCTGTTCCTGATGGGTAGCCTCGGTTCGCTGGCCCAGGCCGAACAAAGCGACATGGACCTATGGGTGTGCCATGCCCCCGGCCTTGCCGAAGCCGAGCGCGATGAGTTGCGGCGCAAATGCCAGCTGCTGGAAGCCTGGGCGGCCAGCCAAGGTGCCGAGGCGCACTTCTTCCTGATCGACCCGCAAAACTTCGCACAGGGCCAGCGCGACAGCCAGCTCAGCTCCGACGACTGCGGCACCACCCAGCACTTCCTGCTGCTCGACGAGTTCTATCGCACCGCCATCTGGCTCGCCGGGCGCACGCCGCTGTGGTGGTTGGTGCCGGTCTATGAAGAGCACAACTATCAGGCCTATACCGAGACCTTGCTGTCCAAGCGCTTCATCCGCAACCAGGACGCCCTCGACCTTGGCAACCTTGCGCATATTCCGCCCGGCGAGTACGTCGGCGCCGGGCTGTGGCAGCTGTTCAAGGGCATCGACTCGCCCTACAAGTCACTGCTCAAGCTACTGCTGACCGAGGTTTACGCCAGTGAGCACCCGACCGTGCGCTGCCTGAGCCTGGACTACAAGCAGGCGGTATTCGCCAATCATCTCAACCTCGATGAACTCGACCCCTATGTGATGGTGTACCGGCGTATCGAGCGCTACCTGCAGCAACGCGGCGAAACCGCACGGCTCGAACTGGTCCGGCGCAGCCTGTACCTGAAGGTCAACAAGAAGCTGAGCGGCCTGGACCGTACCCGCAGCAGCGGCTGGCAGCGCCAACTGTTGCAGCGCCTGACCGATGAGTGGGGATGGGACGAACGCCAGCTGGCCATGCTCGACAGCCGCAGCCAGTGGAAGGTACGCCAGGTTGCCGTCGAACGCCGTGAACTGGTTGCAGAGCTCAACCATAGCTATCGCTTCCTCGGGCAGTTCGCGCAAAGCCAGGACGCCAGCAGCCGCGCCGAGCAGCGCGACCTGAATGTACTGGGCCGGCGCCTGTACGCCGCCTTCGAACGCCGCGCCGGCAAGATCGAAGTGATCAACCCGGGCATTGCCCCGGACATCGCCGAAGACACCTTGACGCTGGTCCAGTCGCCAAACCGCAAGGAGCCTGGGAGCCATCACTGGGGGCTGTACAACGGTAACCTGGGGGTGCACGAGTGGGAGCATTTCAGCCCGATCAAGCGCTGCCGCGAACTGCTCGAACTGCTGGCCTGGGCCCACCGCAACGGCGTCATCGACAGCAGCACGCGCCTGGCCCTGCACCCAGGCGACAGCGACCTCAGCGAGTTCGAGCTGTTCAACCTGCTGGGCAGCCTGCAGCAGAGCATCCCGCTACCGCTGGACAGCGTCAGCGAAGAGCGCCTGCTGCAACCCAGCGTGGCTGACGAGATCCTGCTGCTGGTCAACGTCGGCGTCGACCCGCTGCGCCATCACCGCGACCTGAACATCCTGATGACCACCGAGCGTACCGACTCGTTGAGCTATGCGGGCGTGCGCGAGAACCTGGTGCTGACCCTCGACCAGATCACCCGCAACAGCTGGAACGAAGTGCTGGTGCAGCGCTACGACGGCGAACACGCGTTGCTGCGCTGCCTGCGTGACTTCCTCAATAGCCTCGGCCAGCGCAGCCAGCGCCCGCAGGTCAAGGTGCGCTGCTTCTGCCACAACCGCGCCCAGGCCATCAGCCAGCGGGTGGAGGAAATCTTCGACACGGTGCAACTGCTGCTCGACCAGGGCCTGAATCACCGTTACCTGCTGCAGGTAGCGCAGTACACCCATGTGCTTGAATTGTTGCCCGGCCAGGTCAGCCTGACCACCATGACCGAGCATGACGCCGTGCTCGATCACCTCGGCGAAGTGCGCAGCCGCTACAGCCCGTTGCACCTGGATGGCAATGCGCTGCAGGACTACGACCTGCCTCTGCTGCTGGAACAAGGCCGACGCAATTGCATCCAGGTGTTCTACCGCCTGCTCGACGGCTGGGCCGACCTGTACGTGCTTGATGAGTACAATGCCCTGTGGCAGCAACGCCTGCCGCTGTTTGACGAAAGCCATTTGCTGCTGCCGTTGCAGCGCTTTCTGCGCTCGGTGGTGGTGCGCCACGATGCCCGCCTCCCGCTCGACCATCTGCAGCAGGCTTCACTTGGCATCCACTATGCCCAACTGCTGCCCTCTGGGCCGGGCAAGGCGCGCAGCATCGAGCCACGCCCAGCCCCCAGCGCTGGCATCGACCAACCCTATTACGAGGTTCAGGCCATTCTGCAGGCCGGCACGGGGGAAGATGTGCATGTGACGCTGTATTGCGACCAGCAGGAGTTTTCCGAGTTGGACCATGGCGACCAGTTGTATGAGGTGGTCGCCCGGCAGATCCTCGGCCAGCGGCGCAGCGCCGGGCACTACCGCTGCTACATCACCGACCTGGACCTGTCCGAGCTGCTCGAGGATGAGCAGGGCTCCACCAGCCTGTACCTGCGCTACAAGCGCGAGCTGGAACAGGCGTTGAATGATGGACTGGCGAAGTTGCAGGCTACTTTAGAGCCTTGA
- the sutA gene encoding transcriptional regulator SutA, translating to MSDDDLENDDLEVGDEDEADEGLEAAADDGAEDAGDDDSSPAPAAKGKSKAAISVDEMPSMEAKQKERDALAKAMEEFLSRGGKVQEVEANVVADPPKKPDNKYGSRPI from the coding sequence ATGAGCGACGACGATCTGGAAAATGATGACCTCGAAGTAGGCGACGAAGACGAGGCTGATGAGGGCCTCGAAGCGGCGGCTGACGATGGTGCGGAAGATGCTGGCGATGACGACAGCAGCCCGGCACCGGCTGCCAAGGGCAAATCCAAGGCCGCTATCTCGGTAGACGAGATGCCGAGCATGGAAGCCAAGCAGAAGGAGCGTGATGCCCTGGCCAAGGCGATGGAAGAGTTCCTTTCGCGCGGTGGCAAGGTGCAGGAAGTCGAGGCCAACGTGGTCGCCGACCCGCCCAAGAAGCCGGACAACAAGTACGGCAGCCGCCCTATCTGA
- a CDS encoding DUF484 family protein, translating to MTDQPVPQQPDELDAEAVVAYLRAHPTFFAEHDELLIEQRIPHQRGDSVSLVERQLKLLRDRNIEMRHRLSQLMDVARDNDRLFDKTRRLILDLLDAGSLEEVVMAVEDSLRQEFQVPFVSLILFGDNAAPVGRWVSNAEAQQAIGGLLGGGKTVSGNLREHELAFLFGKEQQQEVGSSAVAALEYQGLHGVLAIGSRDPQHYKSSVGTLFLGYIAEVLGRVVPRVTQTLRPVR from the coding sequence ATGACCGATCAGCCAGTACCCCAGCAGCCCGATGAGCTCGATGCCGAAGCGGTGGTCGCCTATCTGCGCGCCCACCCCACCTTCTTCGCCGAGCACGACGAACTGCTGATCGAGCAACGCATCCCCCACCAGCGCGGCGACAGCGTGTCGCTGGTGGAGCGCCAGCTCAAGCTGCTGCGCGACCGCAACATCGAGATGCGCCATCGCTTGTCGCAACTGATGGACGTGGCCCGTGACAACGACCGGCTGTTCGACAAGACGCGCCGGCTGATCCTCGACCTGCTCGATGCTGGCAGCCTGGAAGAAGTGGTGATGGCCGTCGAAGACAGCCTTCGCCAGGAATTCCAGGTGCCTTTCGTCAGCTTGATCCTGTTCGGCGACAACGCAGCGCCTGTCGGCCGCTGGGTGAGCAATGCCGAAGCCCAGCAAGCCATCGGCGGCCTGCTTGGAGGCGGCAAGACCGTCAGCGGCAACCTGCGCGAGCACGAACTGGCCTTCCTGTTTGGCAAGGAGCAGCAGCAGGAAGTCGGCTCCAGTGCCGTTGCAGCCCTCGAATACCAAGGGCTGCATGGCGTGCTGGCAATCGGCAGCCGTGACCCGCAGCACTACAAGAGCAGCGTCGGCACCTTGTTCCTCGGCTACATCGCCGAAGTGCTCGGCCGCGTGGTGCCACGCGTGACCCAGACCCTGCGTCCGGTGCGCTGA
- the lysA gene encoding diaminopimelate decarboxylase: MNAFNYRDGELFAEGVALSAIAERFGTPTYVYSRAHIEAQYRSYTDALQGTEHLVCFAVKANSNLGVLNVLARLGAGFDIVSGGELERVLAAGGRADRVVFSGVGKTREDMRRALEVGVHCFNVESTDELERLQVVAAEMGKIAPISLRVNPDVDAGTHPYISTGLKENKFGIAIADAEAIYVRAAQLPNLDVVGVDCHIGSQLTTVDPFLDALDRLLALVDRLAECGIHLRHLDLGGGVGVRYRDEEPPLVADYIKAIRERVGTRDLALVFEPGRYIVANAGALLTRVEYLKHTEHKDFAIIDAAMNDLIRPALYQAWMGVSAVTPRAGEGRAYDLVGPICETGDFLAKDRVLNLAEGDLLAVQSAGAYGFVMSSNYNTRGRCAEILVDGDQAFEVRRRETIAELYAGESLLPE, translated from the coding sequence ATGAACGCTTTCAACTACCGCGACGGTGAACTGTTCGCGGAAGGCGTGGCCCTTTCGGCTATCGCCGAACGTTTTGGCACCCCCACCTACGTCTACTCGCGCGCTCACATCGAAGCCCAGTACCGCAGCTACACCGATGCCCTGCAAGGCACCGAGCACCTGGTCTGCTTCGCCGTAAAGGCCAACTCCAACCTCGGCGTGCTGAACGTGCTGGCGCGCCTGGGCGCGGGCTTCGACATCGTTTCCGGCGGTGAACTGGAGCGTGTGCTGGCCGCTGGCGGGCGTGCCGATCGCGTGGTGTTCTCCGGGGTCGGCAAAACCCGCGAAGACATGCGCCGCGCCCTGGAAGTCGGGGTACATTGCTTCAACGTCGAATCCACCGACGAGCTCGAGCGCCTGCAAGTGGTGGCCGCCGAGATGGGCAAAATTGCCCCGATCTCGCTGCGCGTGAACCCGGACGTCGATGCCGGCACCCACCCGTATATCTCCACCGGCCTCAAAGAGAACAAATTCGGTATCGCCATCGCCGATGCCGAAGCCATCTACGTGCGCGCCGCGCAGCTGCCAAACCTGGACGTTGTCGGTGTCGACTGCCACATCGGCTCGCAGCTGACCACCGTCGACCCGTTCCTCGATGCCCTCGACCGCCTGCTGGCCCTGGTCGATCGCCTGGCCGAGTGCGGCATCCACTTGCGCCACCTGGACCTGGGCGGCGGCGTTGGCGTGCGCTATCGCGACGAAGAGCCGCCACTGGTGGCCGACTACATCAAGGCCATCCGTGAACGCGTCGGCACCCGTGACCTGGCCCTGGTATTCGAACCAGGCCGCTACATCGTGGCCAACGCCGGTGCCCTGCTGACCCGCGTGGAATACCTCAAGCACACCGAACACAAGGACTTCGCCATCATCGATGCGGCGATGAACGACCTGATCCGCCCGGCCCTGTACCAGGCCTGGATGGGTGTCAGCGCGGTCACTCCACGTGCCGGCGAAGGTCGGGCCTACGACCTGGTCGGGCCAATCTGCGAAACCGGCGACTTCCTCGCCAAGGACCGCGTGCTGAACCTGGCCGAAGGTGACCTGCTGGCCGTGCAGTCGGCGGGCGCCTATGGTTTCGTCATGAGTTCCAACTACAACACCCGTGGCCGTTGCGCGGAAATCCTGGTCGACGGCGACCAGGCTTTCGAAGTCCGCCGCCGCGAGACCATCGCCGAACTGTACGCTGGCGAAAGCCTGCTGCCGGAGTGA
- the glnK gene encoding P-II family nitrogen regulator, whose protein sequence is MKLVTAIIKPFKLDDVRESLSEIGVQGITVTEVKGFGRQKGHTELYRGAEYVVDFLPKVKIDVAIDDKDLDRVIEAITKAANTGKIGDGKIFVVNLEQAIRIRTGETDTDAI, encoded by the coding sequence ATGAAGCTAGTCACAGCCATCATCAAGCCGTTCAAGCTGGACGACGTGCGCGAGTCGCTGTCGGAAATCGGCGTGCAGGGCATTACCGTCACCGAAGTCAAAGGTTTCGGCCGGCAGAAGGGCCACACCGAGCTGTATCGCGGCGCGGAGTACGTGGTCGACTTCCTGCCCAAAGTGAAGATCGACGTCGCCATCGACGACAAGGACCTTGATCGAGTGATCGAAGCCATCACCAAGGCGGCCAACACCGGCAAGATCGGTGACGGCAAGATCTTCGTGGTGAATCTGGAGCAGGCGATCCGCATCCGTACCGGCGAAACCGATACCGACGCGATCTAA
- the dapF gene encoding diaminopimelate epimerase, which produces MLLRFTKMHGLGNDFMVLDLVSQHAHIQPKHAKQWGDRHTGIGFDQLLIVEAPSNPEVDFRYRIFNADGSEVEQCGNGARCFARFVLDKRLTAKKRIRVETKGGIIELDVQNDGQVCVDMGPPRFVPAEIPFIADEQALNYPLEVDGQVHSIAAVSMGNPHAVLRVDDVHTAPVHELGPKIENHPRFPQRVNAGFLQVIDRHRANLRVWERGAGETQACGTGACAAAVAAISQGWMDSPVTLDLPGGRLHIEWAGPGKPVLMTGPAVRVFEGQVRL; this is translated from the coding sequence ATGCTGCTGCGCTTTACCAAGATGCATGGGCTGGGCAACGACTTCATGGTCCTCGACCTGGTCAGCCAGCACGCGCACATCCAGCCCAAGCACGCCAAGCAATGGGGTGACCGCCACACCGGTATCGGCTTCGACCAGCTGCTGATCGTCGAGGCGCCGAGCAACCCGGAAGTGGACTTCCGCTATCGGATCTTCAACGCCGACGGTTCCGAGGTCGAGCAGTGCGGCAACGGCGCACGCTGCTTCGCCCGCTTCGTGCTGGACAAGCGCCTGACCGCGAAGAAACGCATCCGCGTGGAAACCAAGGGCGGCATCATCGAGCTGGACGTGCAGAACGACGGCCAGGTGTGCGTCGACATGGGCCCGCCGCGCTTCGTCCCGGCAGAAATCCCGTTCATTGCCGACGAGCAGGCGTTGAACTACCCACTGGAAGTCGACGGCCAGGTGCATTCGATTGCCGCCGTGTCCATGGGTAACCCGCATGCCGTACTGCGTGTCGATGACGTGCACACCGCGCCGGTCCATGAGTTGGGCCCGAAAATCGAAAACCACCCGCGCTTTCCGCAGCGGGTGAATGCCGGTTTCCTCCAGGTCATCGACCGCCATCGTGCCAACCTGCGGGTATGGGAACGTGGCGCTGGCGAGACCCAGGCCTGTGGCACCGGCGCTTGCGCCGCTGCCGTGGCCGCCATCAGCCAGGGCTGGATGGACTCTCCGGTGACCCTCGACCTGCCGGGTGGCCGCCTGCACATCGAATGGGCCGGCCCCGGCAAGCCCGTGTTGATGACTGGCCCAGCCGTACGCGTCTTCGAAGGACAGGTTCGTCTCTAA
- a CDS encoding ammonium transporter, which translates to MTLRKIAGLGALLSLVMPGLALAEEAAAPALNSGDTAWMLTSTALVLFMTIPGLALFYGGMVRSKNVLSVMMQCFAITGLISILWVIYGYSMAFDTAGMEKGVLNFNSFVGGFSKAFLSGVTPANLTSATALFPEAVFITFQMTFAIITPALIVGAFAERMKFSAMLVFMGIWFTLVYAPIAHMVWSGDGALMWDWGVLDFAGGTVVHINAGIAGLVCCLVLGKRKGYPTTPMAPHNLGYTLMGAAMLWIGWFGFNAGSAAAANGTAGMAMLVTQIATAAAALGWMFAEWIFHGKPSALGIASGVVAGLVAITPAAGTVGPMGALVIGLASGVICYFCATTLKRKLGYDDSLDAFGVHGVGGIIGAMLTGVFAAPALGGFGAVTDIGAQVWIQAKGVIFTVAYTAIVTYVILKVLDVVMGLRVNEEEESVGLDLAQHNERGYNL; encoded by the coding sequence ATGACTCTGCGTAAGATCGCAGGGCTAGGAGCCCTATTGTCCCTCGTAATGCCCGGGCTGGCCCTGGCAGAGGAAGCAGCTGCCCCAGCGCTGAACTCCGGCGACACCGCCTGGATGCTCACCTCGACAGCGCTGGTGCTGTTCATGACCATTCCGGGTCTGGCCTTGTTCTACGGCGGCATGGTGCGTTCCAAGAACGTGCTGTCGGTGATGATGCAGTGCTTTGCCATCACTGGCCTGATCAGCATTCTCTGGGTCATTTATGGCTACAGCATGGCCTTCGATACCGCCGGTATGGAAAAGGGCGTGCTCAACTTCAATTCCTTCGTAGGCGGGTTCTCCAAGGCGTTCCTCAGCGGCGTCACGCCAGCGAACCTGACCTCGGCTACCGCACTGTTCCCAGAAGCCGTGTTCATCACCTTCCAGATGACCTTCGCCATCATCACCCCGGCGCTGATCGTCGGTGCCTTTGCCGAACGCATGAAGTTCTCGGCGATGCTGGTGTTCATGGGTATCTGGTTCACCCTGGTCTATGCACCGATCGCGCACATGGTCTGGAGCGGTGACGGCGCGCTGATGTGGGACTGGGGCGTGCTCGACTTCGCTGGCGGCACCGTGGTGCACATCAACGCCGGTATCGCAGGCCTGGTCTGCTGCCTGGTACTGGGCAAGCGCAAAGGCTACCCGACCACCCCGATGGCCCCGCACAACCTGGGCTACACCCTTATGGGCGCGGCCATGCTGTGGATCGGCTGGTTCGGCTTCAACGCCGGCTCCGCCGCTGCGGCCAACGGCACTGCGGGTATGGCCATGCTGGTGACCCAGATCGCGACCGCAGCCGCTGCACTGGGCTGGATGTTCGCCGAGTGGATCTTCCACGGCAAGCCAAGCGCCCTGGGCATCGCCTCGGGTGTGGTCGCCGGCCTGGTCGCCATCACGCCGGCCGCTGGTACCGTGGGCCCGATGGGCGCCCTGGTAATCGGCCTGGCCTCGGGCGTGATCTGCTACTTCTGCGCCACCACCCTCAAGCGCAAGCTGGGTTATGACGACTCCCTCGACGCCTTTGGCGTGCACGGTGTCGGCGGCATCATCGGTGCCATGCTCACCGGCGTGTTCGCGGCACCAGCCCTGGGCGGCTTCGGCGCGGTAACCGATATTGGTGCCCAGGTCTGGATCCAGGCCAAGGGCGTGATCTTCACCGTGGCCTACACCGCCATCGTCACCTACGTGATCCTCAAGGTGCTGGATGTGGTGATGGGCCTGCGGGTCAACGAAGAAGAAGAGTCGGTCGGCCTCGACCTGGCTCAGCACAACGAACGCGGCTACAACCTGTAA